One Lysinibacillus fusiformis genomic window carries:
- a CDS encoding YitT family protein, with protein sequence MVILGSVIMTVGLGLFLVPNHIMDDGTVVVSIITSHLLILPLGIFTFVLNLPFIFLGYKQIGKTFALSTGLGMTVFSSAATIFLHNFEPFSDKLLVTLFGGIVAVIGVGIVNRYAGSLDGTKILAVKQRIESKINGVRTFLRRLYINNQSLVFIKKLGVSYGE encoded by the coding sequence ATGGTAATCCTCGGTTCTGTAATAATGACTGTTGGACTAGGGTTATTTTTAGTACCAAACCACATCATGGATGATGGAACCGTTGTTGTTTCTATTATCACTTCCCATTTATTAATTTTACCGCTTGGTATTTTCACCTTCGTTTTAAACTTACCTTTTATCTTTTTAGGCTATAAACAGATTGGCAAAACTTTTGCACTTTCTACAGGACTCGGAATGACTGTGTTTTCTTCCGCCGCAACAATTTTTCTACATAATTTCGAACCATTTAGCGATAAATTACTCGTAACATTATTTGGTGGCATCGTTGCAGTAATTGGAGTCGGTATCGTTAACCGCTATGCTGGTTCTTTAGATGGTACAAAAATTTTAGCTGTGAAGCAGAGGATAGAATCCAAGATTAATGGTGTAAGGACGTTTTTACGCCGTTTATATATAAATAACCAATCTTTAGTATTCATAAAGAAATTAGGTGTAAGTTATGGGGAATAA
- a CDS encoding YybS family protein, which produces MPNNQTKALVQGSMMVAIFTILMIISAYIPFMFMIALLFAPLPIAWYSANYKRSSSILVAVVGCILTFLMSGITMLPFAFTMGLLGVVIGNAIHLKKSKLYLLMSSGIAVLLSTALVYIAYVRLAGINMIDMSLDIVRKNYEQSNELAKSVTGQVAIQPEQLEVMFRTIELTIPAAITIFAFMVAFIIITLNLPILKRLGLAVPKFAPFQNMHLPRSVLWYYMIVLSINLFIHPESGTMLDIIVLNVSYILWLLLILQGISFIHYFISKKGMPNAVKWIASLLAIPLSSFIILLGIVDLGFNVRSLVKGKTND; this is translated from the coding sequence ATGCCGAATAATCAAACCAAGGCGCTTGTGCAAGGCTCAATGATGGTCGCAATTTTTACAATCTTAATGATTATCTCTGCGTATATCCCATTTATGTTTATGATAGCCTTATTATTTGCCCCATTACCGATTGCTTGGTATAGCGCAAATTACAAGCGTTCCTCATCAATACTCGTAGCAGTTGTAGGCTGTATTTTAACTTTTTTAATGAGTGGCATTACTATGTTACCGTTCGCCTTTACCATGGGTTTGCTTGGAGTAGTAATAGGTAATGCGATTCACCTGAAAAAAAGCAAACTTTATTTACTCATGTCATCAGGTATTGCTGTACTGTTATCGACAGCGCTAGTCTATATAGCTTATGTACGTTTAGCAGGCATTAACATGATTGATATGAGTTTAGACATTGTTCGTAAAAATTATGAACAATCGAACGAGCTCGCTAAAAGCGTAACTGGTCAGGTAGCGATTCAACCAGAACAATTAGAGGTAATGTTTAGAACAATTGAGCTGACAATCCCTGCAGCTATAACGATTTTTGCATTTATGGTAGCATTCATTATAATTACTTTGAATTTACCTATTTTAAAACGCTTAGGTCTAGCTGTACCAAAGTTTGCACCGTTTCAAAATATGCATTTACCACGCTCTGTTTTATGGTACTACATGATCGTTTTATCCATTAATTTATTTATACATCCAGAGTCTGGCACTATGTTAGATATAATTGTTTTAAATGTATCTTATATTTTATGGCTATTATTAATCCTGCAAGGGATTTCCTTTATCCATTATTTTATTTCCAAAAAAGGAATGCCAAATGCTGTGAAATGGATCGCCAGTTTATTAGCAATACCATTGTCGTCATTCATCATTTTACTAGGTATTGTGGATTTAGGTTTCAACGTTCGTTCACTTGTTAAAGGAAAGACTAATGACTAA
- the rpsR gene encoding 30S ribosomal protein S18 has translation MAPRRGGRKRRKVCYFTSNNITHIDYKDVDLLKKFISERGKILPRRVTGTSAKYQRKLTSAIKVSRIMGLLPFVSEDK, from the coding sequence ATGGCACCACGTCGCGGAGGCCGCAAACGCCGTAAAGTTTGCTATTTTACATCTAATAACATCACGCATATCGACTATAAAGATGTAGATTTACTAAAAAAATTCATCTCTGAACGCGGGAAAATTCTTCCACGTCGCGTAACTGGCACTAGCGCTAAGTACCAACGTAAATTAACTTCTGCTATTAAAGTATCTCGTATCATGGGATTACTTCCATTCGTATCAGAAGACAAATAA
- a CDS encoding YitT family protein encodes MGNKRKGVKFATRVFMIVIGGLIAAYGLEAVLIPNNVSDGGVTGLSIVGSKLFELPLGLLIALLNIPFIFLGYKQIGKTFAIFSVIGILSLAVGTSLMHHVPTIIQGDTLLVTVVGGIIIGFGMGLALRNGGALDGIDMLAVLLSRKLPFGTSDLILFLNLFVFIIVSTVFGLQGAILSAIAYFIASKVIHIVEEGLSGSKTFNIITNEPELMVETIRDRLGRTATFKIVQGAYSNQQFKEISCVINRLEDSKIKQIIHEIDPTAFVTVYEVVEVKGGNFKKRDIH; translated from the coding sequence ATGGGGAATAAACGTAAAGGGGTAAAGTTCGCGACAAGGGTATTTATGATCGTTATTGGAGGATTGATAGCCGCGTATGGACTAGAAGCCGTATTGATCCCAAATAATGTATCAGATGGTGGTGTAACTGGTCTAAGTATCGTTGGTTCAAAATTGTTTGAATTACCACTAGGGCTTCTAATTGCTTTGCTTAATATCCCATTCATATTTTTAGGATATAAACAAATTGGTAAAACTTTCGCTATCTTTTCTGTCATCGGTATTCTCTCTCTTGCAGTAGGCACAAGCCTTATGCATCACGTACCAACAATTATCCAAGGAGATACATTGTTAGTGACAGTTGTCGGTGGTATTATAATTGGTTTTGGTATGGGGTTAGCCTTGCGTAATGGTGGCGCATTAGATGGTATTGATATGTTAGCTGTACTACTTTCCCGAAAATTACCATTTGGTACAAGTGATTTGATTCTTTTTTTAAATCTATTTGTTTTCATTATTGTTTCAACCGTATTCGGTCTACAAGGCGCAATATTGTCGGCAATTGCATACTTTATTGCTTCCAAAGTGATTCATATCGTGGAAGAAGGTTTAAGTGGTTCTAAAACTTTCAATATTATTACAAATGAACCAGAATTAATGGTAGAGACCATTCGTGACCGTTTAGGACGAACTGCGACGTTTAAAATTGTTCAAGGTGCTTATTCTAATCAACAATTTAAGGAAATCTCTTGTGTTATTAATCGTTTGGAGGATAGTAAAATAAAACAAATCATCCATGAAATTGATCCAACTGCTTTTGTTACAGTATATGAAGTGGTAGAAGTTAAGGGTGGAAATTTCAAAAAACGAGATATTCATTAA
- a CDS encoding acyl-CoA dehydrogenase family protein, which produces MNISQIKERGLEIEQHGKLPKDVLEIIYEHQLFKLFVATELGGKNLDLLEGIKVFQQMSSLDGNFGWLVTIGTGGNIFIPTLDQEICEKIFSSGDAVIAGSGYPTGIAVKIDGGYRVTGQWKFCSGSDYATTFTMNCFIERDGIKTEDIISCAVSREFVEVLYDWRAMGLKATASHTIRIKDVWVPKEATFRIGLNKNSYGGWVHSFPFGAFAEASFLSVCLGITDNFLEEASILMKQKNNEVQLSLINEQLKRYKQIEEQFYKKLTAYWLQHKKGQQLTDGELHQFSQISKEGAAACVDIANSIIRSLGIDAILETSTINRIWRNLCTAAQHGFLTP; this is translated from the coding sequence ATGAATATATCCCAAATTAAAGAACGTGGTTTAGAAATAGAGCAACATGGTAAGTTACCAAAAGATGTATTAGAGATTATTTATGAACATCAACTCTTTAAGCTATTTGTAGCGACTGAATTAGGTGGTAAAAATTTAGATTTACTAGAGGGCATTAAGGTTTTTCAACAAATGTCTTCTCTAGATGGTAATTTTGGGTGGCTTGTGACCATTGGAACAGGTGGCAATATATTTATCCCTACATTGGATCAAGAAATTTGTGAAAAAATCTTTTCATCAGGCGATGCCGTTATAGCAGGAAGCGGTTACCCTACAGGGATAGCAGTAAAAATAGACGGTGGCTACAGGGTAACGGGACAATGGAAGTTTTGTAGTGGCTCAGACTACGCTACAACCTTTACCATGAACTGCTTTATTGAGCGAGATGGCATAAAAACTGAGGACATTATAAGCTGTGCAGTCAGCCGAGAGTTTGTTGAAGTTCTGTATGATTGGCGAGCGATGGGGTTGAAAGCTACTGCTAGTCATACAATTCGTATAAAGGATGTATGGGTACCAAAAGAAGCAACTTTTCGAATAGGTTTAAATAAAAATAGTTATGGTGGTTGGGTACATAGCTTTCCATTTGGTGCCTTTGCTGAAGCTTCCTTTTTAAGTGTTTGCCTAGGTATAACAGATAATTTCTTAGAAGAGGCATCAATTTTAATGAAACAAAAAAACAATGAAGTACAGCTGTCTCTAATAAATGAGCAACTGAAGCGCTATAAACAAATTGAAGAGCAATTTTATAAAAAGTTGACGGCGTATTGGCTGCAACATAAAAAAGGACAACAGCTGACCGATGGAGAGTTACATCAATTTTCACAGATCAGCAAAGAAGGTGCAGCAGCATGTGTGGATATTGCCAATAGTATAATTCGTAGTCTCGGTATAGATGCAATACTTGAGACATCTACGATTAATCGTATTTGGCGAAATCTATGCACGGCTGCACAACACGGATTTTTAACGCCATAA
- the dnaB gene encoding replicative DNA helicase — protein sequence MSEPMIDRVPPHNREAEQSVIGAIFLEPQALITASEILLADDFYQNAHKKIFETMLRLSDQGKAIDVVTVTEELSAKKEIEDVGGLSYILELANAVPTAANVAHYAKIVEEKALLRRLIRVATKIVEDGYTREDEVEALLGEAEKKMMEVANRKNAGDFKHVKDVLVETFDNIEQLQSRKGDVTGIPTGFRDLDHITAGFQRNDLIIVAARPSVGKTAFALNVAQSVAVQARENVAIFSLEMGAEQLVMRMLCAEGNIDAQVLRTGALTNEDWGKLTMAMGSLSNSGIFIDDTPGVRINEIRAKCRRLAQENGLGMILIDYLQLIQGSGKPGENRQQEVSEISRSLKGLARELKVPVIALSQLSRGVEQRQDKRPMMSDLRESGSIEQDADIVAFLYRDDYYDKESESKNMIEIIIAKQRNGPTGTVTLAFKKEFNKFINVDWSQMPPPPPRD from the coding sequence ATGAGCGAACCGATGATAGACCGCGTTCCACCGCATAACCGGGAAGCGGAGCAATCGGTTATCGGTGCAATTTTCTTAGAACCACAGGCTTTAATTACGGCATCAGAAATTCTTCTGGCAGACGATTTTTATCAAAATGCACATAAGAAAATTTTTGAAACAATGCTGCGCTTAAGTGATCAAGGAAAAGCGATAGATGTTGTAACAGTTACAGAGGAATTATCAGCAAAAAAAGAGATTGAAGACGTTGGCGGGCTATCATATATACTAGAGCTCGCCAATGCTGTCCCTACGGCAGCAAACGTTGCCCACTACGCTAAAATAGTTGAAGAGAAGGCTTTATTACGTCGTTTAATTCGTGTGGCCACAAAAATTGTGGAGGATGGCTATACACGTGAGGACGAAGTAGAGGCACTACTTGGCGAAGCTGAGAAAAAGATGATGGAAGTTGCCAATCGCAAAAATGCAGGTGACTTTAAGCATGTAAAAGACGTATTAGTAGAGACTTTCGACAATATCGAGCAACTACAATCGCGTAAAGGGGATGTTACGGGTATTCCCACAGGATTCCGTGATTTAGACCATATTACGGCTGGCTTCCAGCGTAATGACTTAATTATTGTTGCGGCCCGTCCTTCTGTAGGGAAAACGGCCTTTGCGCTGAATGTTGCGCAGAGTGTGGCAGTTCAGGCACGAGAAAATGTTGCCATATTCTCGTTAGAGATGGGTGCAGAGCAATTAGTGATGCGTATGCTTTGTGCTGAAGGAAATATTGATGCACAAGTTTTGCGTACTGGTGCTTTAACAAACGAGGATTGGGGTAAACTAACAATGGCAATGGGAAGTTTATCGAATTCAGGTATTTTTATTGACGATACACCAGGTGTACGTATCAATGAAATACGAGCAAAGTGTCGTCGTTTAGCACAAGAGAATGGCCTCGGTATGATTTTAATCGACTATTTACAATTAATTCAAGGTAGTGGTAAACCAGGTGAAAACCGTCAACAGGAAGTATCAGAAATTTCGCGATCATTAAAAGGATTGGCACGTGAATTAAAGGTACCTGTTATCGCTTTATCACAGCTTTCTCGTGGCGTTGAGCAACGTCAAGATAAGCGACCAATGATGAGTGACTTACGTGAATCGGGAAGTATTGAGCAGGATGCCGATATTGTTGCATTCTTATACCGTGACGATTACTACGATAAAGAATCTGAAAGTAAAAATATGATTGAAATTATTATTGCTAAACAACGTAACGGCCCGACCGGTACTGTAACTCTTGCATTCAAAAAGGAATTCAATAAATTTATTAACGTGGATTGGTCACAAATGCCGCCACCACCACCACGTGATTAG
- a CDS encoding DUF3267 domain-containing protein produces the protein MQPDTEPVVIELDIKKLMMDNIVVTTGLVILFIAIQYICLKDFQFSFWGTFSASILFVVLYIVLIILHETFHLIGFMLFGGVPFKSLKYGVNLELGVAYATTDQPLPNHAMKKALLLPFWTTGILPTIAGFYFNSTVLLLVGAFLIAGAIGDFAMYKELRKYPKDALVQDDPQFPKLYVYPRQKKE, from the coding sequence ATGCAACCAGATACAGAACCTGTTGTGATTGAATTGGATATAAAAAAACTAATGATGGACAATATAGTTGTCACGACTGGTCTAGTCATATTATTTATTGCCATTCAATATATTTGCTTAAAAGATTTCCAATTTTCATTTTGGGGTACGTTTAGTGCGAGCATCCTGTTTGTCGTCCTCTATATCGTCCTCATTATACTACATGAAACCTTTCATCTAATTGGGTTTATGCTCTTTGGTGGCGTACCATTTAAATCATTAAAATACGGTGTGAATTTAGAACTTGGTGTAGCATATGCAACAACTGATCAGCCACTACCCAATCATGCAATGAAAAAAGCATTGTTACTACCATTTTGGACAACTGGTATCTTACCGACAATTGCTGGTTTTTATTTCAATAGTACTGTATTACTTCTAGTAGGGGCCTTTTTAATAGCAGGGGCCATTGGCGATTTTGCCATGTACAAAGAATTACGCAAATATCCAAAAGATGCTCTTGTACAAGACGATCCCCAATTTCCAAAGCTTTATGTTTATCCTAGACAGAAAAAAGAGTAA
- the rpsF gene encoding 30S ribosomal protein S6 has product MRKYELMYIVRPNIEDEAKKALVERFNEILTSNGAEVIEAKEWGKRRLAYEIKDFREGYYQIVKVNATSEAINEYTRLANISEDIIRHIAVREEAK; this is encoded by the coding sequence ATGAGAAAATACGAATTAATGTACATCGTACGTCCGAACATTGAAGACGAAGCGAAGAAAGCTTTAGTTGAACGTTTCAACGAAATCTTAACTTCTAACGGTGCTGAAGTCATCGAAGCAAAAGAGTGGGGCAAACGCCGCTTAGCTTACGAGATTAAAGACTTCCGCGAAGGTTACTACCAAATCGTAAAAGTAAACGCTACTTCAGAAGCAATCAACGAATATACACGTCTTGCTAACATCAGCGAAGATATCATTCGTCACATTGCAGTTCGCGAAGAAGCAAAATAA
- the rplI gene encoding 50S ribosomal protein L9, producing the protein MKVVFLKDVKGKGKKGEIKNVADGYAQNFLIKNGYAAEANAQAMSQLEGQKKLEEKNAAAELAEAKALKEKLETLTVALKAKSGEGGRLFGSVSTKQISDALQKVHGIKIDKRKMTLNDGIRALGFTNVPVKLHHEVTATLKVHVTEE; encoded by the coding sequence ATGAAAGTAGTATTTTTGAAAGATGTTAAAGGTAAAGGGAAAAAAGGGGAAATAAAAAATGTGGCAGATGGCTATGCACAAAATTTCCTTATAAAAAACGGCTATGCTGCAGAAGCAAATGCACAAGCTATGAGTCAATTAGAAGGACAAAAAAAATTAGAAGAAAAAAATGCAGCAGCAGAGTTAGCTGAAGCAAAAGCATTGAAAGAAAAACTAGAGACTTTAACTGTAGCGCTAAAAGCAAAATCAGGAGAAGGTGGCCGTCTATTTGGTTCAGTTTCTACAAAGCAAATTTCAGATGCACTACAAAAAGTACATGGCATTAAAATCGATAAACGTAAAATGACTTTAAATGATGGTATTCGTGCACTAGGTTTTACAAATGTACCTGTGAAGCTGCACCATGAAGTAACAGCTACATTAAAAGTACATGTAACGGAAGAATAA
- the ssb gene encoding single-stranded DNA-binding protein, whose amino-acid sequence MINRVVLVGRLTKDPELRYTPNGVASTRFTVAVNRTFSNQQGEKEADFISCVAWRKQAENLANFMKKGSLIGVEGRIQTGSYEGQDGKRVYTTDVVADSVQFLEPRSGGGAPASNQYGGQSYANSQPSYGGGGQPQQQFGGAMPQQGSYGGGSYQQNQPPMNQPNYTRVDEDPFANSKGPIEVSEDDLPF is encoded by the coding sequence ATGATAAACCGTGTCGTACTAGTTGGAAGACTAACAAAAGATCCCGAGCTACGCTACACACCAAATGGTGTTGCGTCTACTCGATTTACAGTTGCTGTAAATCGTACATTCTCAAACCAACAAGGTGAAAAAGAAGCAGATTTCATTAGCTGTGTTGCTTGGCGTAAACAGGCCGAAAACTTAGCGAACTTCATGAAAAAAGGAAGTTTGATTGGAGTAGAAGGTCGTATCCAAACAGGTAGCTATGAAGGACAAGATGGTAAGCGTGTATATACAACTGATGTTGTGGCAGATAGCGTACAGTTTTTAGAGCCTCGTAGTGGTGGAGGTGCCCCGGCATCTAATCAATACGGTGGACAATCTTACGCAAATAGCCAACCGTCATATGGCGGTGGTGGTCAACCACAACAACAGTTTGGCGGCGCGATGCCTCAGCAAGGTTCATATGGCGGCGGTTCTTATCAGCAAAATCAACCACCAATGAATCAGCCGAACTATACACGTGTAGATGAAGATCCTTTTGCTAACAGTAAGGGGCCGATTGAAGTATCAGAGGATGATCTTCCATTCTAA
- a CDS encoding DHH family phosphoesterase encodes MGTFRKRPIRYPLFVLSIFGIVTFVLLCIWNIGLGIGYGVGFVLIMVYTWKVEQVTFEETEKHIESISFRMKKVGEEALLEMPIGILLVNEQFEIEWSNPYMQGVLNMETLVGEGIVNISDDIYVLMKTEETKEATITLRDRKYRVFYKEEERLLYFFDVTEQIAIEKQYFADRTVIAILFVDNYDEIAQAMDDQLRSLTNTMVTSIVNDWAAEHGIFVKRISSDRFLAVLNESILTELEKKKFTILDTIREKTAQKNLSLTLSIGVGAGSSSLVELGELAQSSLDLVLGRGGDQVAIKQPTGKLKFFGGKTNPVEKRTRVRARVISHALRDLMQDSDQVFVMGHKNPDMDSIGASVGVRKMAQMNDVKGYVVINFDELNGSVTRLMSEIERKSDFYENFLTPEEVASKMTEKSLLVIVDTHKPNLVIDPYLLKLAEKVVVIDHHRRSEDFIENPTLVYMEPYASSTAELVTELLEYQPKRAKINMLEATALLAGIIVDTKSFTLRTGARTFEAASYLRTNGADTVLVQRLLKEDVDTYIERSKIVQTVKFLKPGVAIAVGENSKVYDSVLIAQTADILLTMKDVSASFVIAHRSDGLIGISARSLGEINVQLIMEKLGGGGHLTNAACQIEAITIDEVKKYLEEAIFEVLEGSSES; translated from the coding sequence ATGGGGACTTTTAGAAAACGACCAATCCGCTATCCACTATTTGTTCTTTCCATTTTTGGCATCGTGACGTTCGTACTTCTATGTATTTGGAATATCGGTTTAGGAATCGGCTATGGAGTAGGTTTTGTTCTGATAATGGTGTATACATGGAAGGTTGAACAAGTAACTTTTGAAGAGACAGAAAAGCATATCGAATCCATTTCCTTTCGTATGAAAAAGGTTGGAGAAGAGGCATTACTTGAAATGCCAATTGGCATTTTGCTTGTGAATGAACAATTTGAGATTGAATGGTCGAATCCATATATGCAAGGTGTCCTAAATATGGAGACATTAGTAGGCGAAGGGATTGTTAATATATCCGATGATATATATGTGTTGATGAAGACCGAAGAAACCAAGGAAGCGACCATTACCCTTCGTGATCGTAAATATCGAGTTTTTTATAAAGAAGAAGAGCGTTTGTTATACTTCTTCGATGTTACTGAGCAAATTGCGATTGAAAAACAGTATTTCGCAGATCGTACAGTTATTGCGATTTTATTTGTGGATAATTATGACGAAATTGCACAAGCAATGGATGATCAGCTTCGTAGTTTAACAAATACGATGGTGACATCGATTGTGAATGATTGGGCTGCGGAGCATGGAATATTTGTTAAACGTATTTCCTCAGACCGTTTTTTAGCGGTATTAAATGAATCGATTTTAACAGAACTTGAAAAGAAAAAATTTACTATTTTAGATACAATTCGTGAAAAAACAGCACAGAAAAATCTTTCACTAACGCTTAGTATTGGTGTTGGTGCAGGATCTTCATCTTTGGTGGAACTTGGTGAGTTGGCCCAATCAAGCCTTGACCTCGTTTTAGGTCGCGGTGGTGATCAGGTAGCCATCAAGCAACCTACTGGAAAGCTGAAATTCTTTGGTGGGAAAACGAACCCTGTAGAGAAACGAACGCGTGTTAGAGCTCGCGTCATTTCACATGCGCTGCGTGATTTGATGCAGGATAGTGATCAAGTATTTGTCATGGGTCATAAGAATCCTGATATGGACTCAATTGGTGCTTCTGTAGGCGTACGTAAAATGGCACAAATGAATGATGTAAAGGGTTATGTTGTCATAAACTTTGACGAATTAAACGGAAGCGTAACACGTTTAATGAGTGAAATTGAAAGAAAGTCTGATTTCTATGAAAACTTCTTGACACCAGAAGAGGTTGCCTCAAAAATGACAGAAAAATCCTTGCTCGTTATTGTCGATACACATAAACCAAATTTAGTGATAGATCCATACTTATTAAAATTAGCAGAGAAGGTTGTTGTGATTGACCATCACCGTCGTAGTGAGGATTTTATAGAAAATCCAACACTTGTTTATATGGAACCATATGCTTCGTCTACGGCCGAGCTTGTAACTGAGTTACTAGAATATCAGCCTAAACGTGCAAAAATAAATATGTTAGAGGCGACCGCATTACTAGCTGGGATTATCGTCGACACAAAGAGTTTCACACTTCGTACTGGTGCTCGTACCTTTGAGGCAGCTTCTTATCTCAGAACGAATGGTGCTGATACAGTTTTAGTACAGCGTTTACTAAAAGAAGATGTAGATACGTATATTGAACGTTCAAAAATTGTGCAGACTGTGAAGTTCTTGAAGCCAGGTGTTGCGATTGCCGTAGGTGAAAATTCTAAAGTGTATGATTCTGTCTTAATCGCACAAACAGCAGATATTTTACTAACAATGAAAGATGTTAGTGCTTCTTTTGTTATTGCACACCGTTCAGATGGCTTAATTGGCATTAGTGCAAGATCACTTGGAGAAATAAATGTACAGCTTATTATGGAAAAGCTTGGCGGCGGTGGACATTTGACGAATGCAGCCTGTCAAATCGAAGCTATTACTATTGATGAAGTAAAAAAATATTTAGAAGAGGCCATATTTGAGGTACTCGAAGGGAGTTCAGAATCATGA
- a CDS encoding adenylosuccinate synthase, with the protein MTSVVVVGTQWGDEGKGKITDFLSQKADAIARFAGGDNAGHTIKIEGETYKLHLIPSGIFYKEKTSVMGNGMVVNPKSLVTELKGLQERGIDTDNLRISNRAHVILPYHIKQDIADEESRGDNKIGTTCKGIGPCYQDKVARIGIRMADLLDKEIFEEKLRHNLAIKNKLFEKFYEVEGITFDEIFEEYYGYGQEIAKYVTDTSKILNDVLDEGGKVLFEGAQGILLDVDQGTYPFVTSSNPVAGGVAIGAGIGPSRVSSVIGVCKAYTSRVGDGPFPTELFDEVGQQIREVGREYGTTTGRPRRVGWFDTVVVRHSRRVSGITHLALNSIDVLSGLETVKICTAYKYKDETITEYPANLHIIEQCEPIYEELPGWSEDVTGCRTLEELPENARRYVERVSELTGIQIATFSVGPAREQTNVLVDIWEA; encoded by the coding sequence ATGACATCAGTTGTAGTTGTAGGAACACAGTGGGGAGATGAAGGAAAAGGCAAAATTACCGATTTTCTTTCACAAAAGGCGGATGCAATCGCTCGTTTTGCAGGTGGCGATAATGCAGGACATACCATTAAAATTGAAGGTGAAACATATAAATTACATTTAATTCCATCGGGTATTTTCTACAAAGAAAAAACGTCGGTAATGGGAAATGGTATGGTTGTCAATCCTAAGTCGCTTGTAACAGAACTGAAAGGGCTGCAGGAGCGTGGCATTGATACAGATAATCTTCGTATTTCTAATCGTGCTCATGTTATTTTACCGTATCATATTAAACAAGATATCGCAGATGAAGAAAGCCGTGGCGATAATAAAATCGGTACAACTTGTAAAGGTATCGGTCCTTGCTACCAAGATAAAGTTGCACGTATCGGAATCCGTATGGCTGATCTGTTAGATAAAGAAATATTTGAAGAAAAACTACGTCATAATTTGGCCATTAAAAATAAATTATTCGAGAAATTTTATGAAGTTGAAGGTATTACATTCGACGAAATATTTGAAGAATATTACGGCTATGGGCAAGAAATTGCGAAATATGTAACTGACACTTCAAAAATTTTAAATGATGTATTAGATGAGGGTGGCAAAGTTTTATTTGAAGGAGCACAAGGTATTTTACTCGATGTCGATCAAGGTACTTACCCGTTTGTTACTTCTTCAAACCCGGTTGCTGGTGGTGTAGCTATTGGTGCTGGTATTGGCCCATCACGAGTTTCAAGTGTTATTGGTGTATGTAAAGCTTATACTTCACGTGTAGGAGATGGCCCATTCCCAACAGAATTATTTGATGAAGTTGGTCAGCAAATTCGTGAAGTTGGTCGTGAATATGGTACAACAACTGGACGTCCTCGACGTGTAGGCTGGTTTGACACGGTTGTCGTACGTCACTCACGTCGTGTAAGCGGTATTACACATTTAGCGCTTAATTCAATCGATGTTTTATCGGGTCTAGAGACAGTGAAAATCTGTACGGCTTATAAATACAAAGATGAAACAATTACAGAGTATCCAGCGAATCTTCATATTATCGAACAATGTGAACCTATTTATGAAGAACTTCCAGGCTGGTCAGAAGATGTTACAGGCTGCCGAACATTAGAAGAGTTACCAGAGAATGCACGACGCTATGTAGAGCGTGTGAGCGAATTAACTGGCATTCAAATTGCTACCTTCTCTGTCGGTCCTGCTCGTGAGCAAACGAACGTTTTAGTAGATATTTGGGAAGCATAA